The DNA sequence ATCGAGGTCGAGTTCGCCGAGACTCCCCTGAGCACCCCGGACCGGCCGGTGCGCTTCAAGCAGATCGTCAAGATCCTGCTGGAGGACGGTTCGGTCACCTACGGCTGTGCCTGGGCCGGCTGCGGATTCACCGGCAAGACGGCCATCGCCGTCCGCCCCCACCTCAAGGCCCACAAGCCCGCGGCCAACGCCGTGGACGTCACCTCGCTGCCCGTAGGCGAAGTGCTCGAACTGGCCAGGTCCGCCCAGACGCTGCGCACCGACCTGGAGCGCACCACCCGTGAGCGTGACCGCCTGTCCACCAGCCTCTACGACGAGTGGAAGCCGCGTGCCCTGGCCGCCGAGCGGCAGCTGAACAGCATCCAGAAGGCGCTGGCACCCGTCAGGTGAACACCCCCGATCCCCTGCTCCCGACGGAAGGACGCATCGCTTCCATGACGGCACCGACCGTCCAGCTCATCACGGTGGAGTCCACCGCCTACGGCCCGTACGCCGGGCTGCTGCCGAAGGAACTCGGCGGGTACGACGCGCCGTTGTTCACCCGCCGCGGCGCGCAGCACATCGTCGACGACCTGCATCGCGACGCCTGCGGCCTGTCGGCCGCCTGGGAGGGCGAGAGCCTGCGCTTCACCTGGACGAAGGCCTACCGCGGGGACGACGGCACGGAGGTCGTGCATCCCGACCGGCACGGCCGGTACGCGATCGGCGGCCTGTGGCCGTGGATGGAGTGGGACGAGGAGCTGCCGCACACCGCCGGGCAGCGCGCGTTCGCCGACGGGGTGCGGCAGGCCCGCGCCCCGCGCGGCCCCGTCCCGCCGGAGGGGCTGCGGCACCTGTACGACCAGGGCCGCGCCGAGGCGCAGAGCCTGACGCTGCTGCCGCTGCTGACCGCCGTCCCCGCCGGGTGCGGGGACGGGTGAGCGGCTCACCCGGCCTCGCCCCCGCCGACGTCGGGCGCGTGGCCCGCCACTTCGGAGCCGCCGAGCACGAGGTCGCCGCAGCCGGGTGGCGGTTTCGCTGCCCGTCCTGCGCGGGGTGGGACTTCGGCCCCACCCTGCCGCTGGTCACCTACGTCCGGATCTGGCTGCACGGCGGCCGGCTGCCCGGCGGAGTCCTCGGCGGCGCCGCGTGCCTGGACTGCGGACACATCACCTCGCCCGCCGCGGTGGACGTCCCGCTCCCCTGACGCCCGGCCGCCCGCCCCTCGACCTGTACGACTGGCGGCGCAACGGCGCCGCCGGCACCCGACCTGATCCCCCCTGCCAAGGAGGCAACCTCTTCGTGTCCCCCGCTACCGCGACCGTCACCGTGACCGACGCCCCCGCCGCTCCGGCCCCGGCCAAGCCGACCGCGCGCATGATCCTCGACCACGGCCCGCTCACCCGCGCTCTGAAGATCACCGAGTTCGGTGTCGGCGCGAAGTCCCCCTCCGAGGCGCAGCGCGGTGTGTTCATCGAGACGGGCCGCGGCCGGGCGACGCTCACCACGTTCGACTACGAGACGGCCGTGTCGGTCTCCGTGCCGGGCCGCGCACGCAAGGGCGGCAGTCTGCTGCACTTCGGGCAGTTGCAGAAGGCGCTGGCGGCCATGGTCGCAGGGGAGACGAAGGCCCAGGCCGAGCGCACCTCGGTGTCCCTGGCCGGCGACCTGCTGTCCACCGAGCACCTGACCGTGCCCATCGCCGCGCTGGAGGTGGAGGAGTTCACCCGGCCGCCGGAGCCGGTGCCCGCGATGGCGACGGTGGACGCCGGGGAGTTCTTCGCCGAGCTCAAGCGGGTCCTGCCGGCCGCCGGACGCGACGACACCCTGCCGGTGCTCACGGCGGTCCACCTGACCCTGTCGGGCCAGACCCTCACCATGGCCGCGACCGACCGCTACCGCCTGGCCGAAGGCCACGTCCGGGCCGAGGCGACCGTCCGCCCGCTGGACGCCCCGCTGAGCGTCCTGTTCCCCGCCGACGTCCTTACCGCGCTGCTGAAGCGGTTCACGTCCTACGACGGCCCGGTCGGCGTCGGCCTGCTGGACGCGGCCAGCAGCGACATCCCCCGCGCCACGCTGTCGCTGGGGGACACCACGGTCACCGTGCGCGCCCGGGAGGGGAAGTTCCCCGCCTACTCCTCGTTCTTCCCCAACGAGTTCGTCACGAGCGTCCGCATGGACCGGGCCACGCTGGTCAAGGCGGCCAAGAAGGGCCGGGCCATGGCGCAGGCCGTCGGCGGCACGCACAGCCCCGTCGCGCTGCGCTGGAGCGGTGAAGGCGCCCTCGCCCTCGCACCCGTCATTGGCACCGCCGCGCAGCAGGCCCGCGTCAAGGGCATGACCGTCCCCTTCAGCCTCGACCACGGCACGACCGCGGACGTCGCGGGGATGAGCGTCCACTTCAACCCCGCCTTCCTGCTCGCCGCGCTCGACGCCTTCACCGGCCAGGACACGGTCACCCTGCACATCCGCCAGTTCGAGGAGGGGCAGTCCCGCAAGCCGGTGCTGCTGACCGACGACCCGGCCGCCAAGGACCGCTACCGGCACCTGCTGATGCCGATCCGGCTGGACCCGCCCAAGTAGCCCTGCCCGCCCCGGCCCCTGGGGCGCCGCCCGTCCGCGGCGCCCCGCCCCCCCATGCCCAGAGGAAGTTCACCGTGCGCCACCAGCTCACCGACGCCGCCCTGGCCCACATCGCCCTCGACGCGAACGTCCGGCACGTCCCGGCGTGGCTCTACGTGCAGGACCAGGGGGACGGCACCGTGTCGTTCGTCGGCTCCAGCCGCGTTCCCGGCGGCGGCGCCCATCCCCTGCGCTACGGCAGCGACCGCACCCACCAGTTCCTCGTCGGCGAGCTGCTGGTGCGCCCCCACTACGCACTGGACACCAACGTCCTGCGCGGGCAGGGGCTGGGCGGCCTGGTGACGCAGCATCCCGATCTCGGCCGGTTCCTTCAGGACGGCGAGATCCTCCTCAACCCCCACGGGCTGTGTCCCGTCGCCCCGCGCTGACCTGCACGCACGGCACGGCCCGATGTCAGACCTCTACGTAAGGATCACCGCATGAGCACCGCAACCGCCCTGGCCAGCCGCACCGACTACGACGCGGCCGTCGGCACCGCCCTCGCCGCCTGCGCCGCTTACTACGGCGACGGGGACACCGCGCTCGACGACGCCACCTACGACGCCCTCGTGCGCCAGCTGACCGACTACGAGCGCGAGCACCCCGACCACGTCCGCGCCGATTCCCCGGTGGGCAAGGTCGCCGGCGGCGCGGCACCGGCCGGCGACGTGCCCCACACCGTCCCGATGCTCTCCCTCGACAATGTCTTCAACGCCGCGGAGCTGGCCAAGTGGGGCACCTCGCTGGCACGCCGCCTCGACGCCCCGGTGCGCGGCGGCTACGCGGCCGAGCCGAAGCTCGACGGCATGGCGGTGGCCGCCCGCTACTCCAGGGGCGTGCTGACGAAGCTGGTCGGCCGCGGCGACGGACACCACGGCGAGGACCTGTCTGCGGCCATCGGCAGCATCGTCGGCCTCCCCACGCGCCTGGACAGCGAGGCGACCGTGGAGATCCGCGGCGAAGTCCTTCTGACCAGGGCGCAGTTCGAGGCCGCCAACGACCTGCGGGCCGGGCACGGCGACAAGCCCTTCGCCAATCCGCGCAACGGCACCGCCGGCACGCTGCGCGGCGCGAAGTCCCGCAACTACACGATCATGACGACGTTCTTCGCGTACGGGGCGGTCAGCCTCGACGGGGTGGACTTCCTGCGCGGGGACACCCACGAGGCCGTCATGACGCAGGTCGCCGAGCTCGGCGTGCAGACCACCGCGGCCACCGAGGTCGGTCTGCGGGTGTTCTCCACCCTGGAGGACGTCCAGACCCGCGTGGAGGAGATCATCGCGCTGCGCGGCGAACTCCCGTTCAACATCGACGGCGTTGTCATCAAGGCGAACAGCTTCGCCGAGCAGAACACGGCCGGGTTCGCCACCCGCCACCCGCACTGGGCCGTTGCCCGGAAGCTGCCCCCGGTCGAGCGGCAGACGAAGCTGATCGGCGTCGAGTGGCGCGTGGGACGCACCGGCATCATCGCGCCGCGCGCCGTCCTGGAACCGGTCGAGGTCGACGGCAGCACCGTGCAGTACGCGACCCTGCACAACCCCGAGTTCATCACCAAGAGCGGCATGAAGATCGGCGATGTGGTGACGGTGTGGAAGGCCGGCGACATCATCCCGCGCATCGAAGCCCCGGTCCTGGACCTGCGCGGCGAGGACGTCTCGCCGATCCTCTTCCCCGACGCCTGCCCGGGGTGCGGCGGCGAGGTCGACAAGAGCGGCAAGCGCTGGGAATGCGCCGACTCCTCCGGCGGCGGCTGCGGTCTGCTGGCCGCCCTGCGCTACGCCGTCGCCCGCGACATGCTCGACATCGACGGCCTGGGCGAGGTCTTCCTGGAGGCCCTCGTCGAGGCCGAGGCCGTCGGCGACGTCGCGGACCTGTTCACCCTCGACCGCGACCAGCTGACGGCGGCGGCCCGCAGCGAGAAGCGGGCCGACACCATCCTCGGCCAGATCGCCGCCGCCAAGGACAAGCCCCTTAACCGGGTCTTCTGCGCGCTGGGCATCGTGCGCACCGGCCGGACCCTGTCCCGCGAGATCGCACGGCACTTCGTCACCATGGACGCCATCCGCGCGGCCGACGCCGACGACCTGGCCAAGGTGAAGAAGCTGCCGCCCGCCAACGCGCCGAAGATCGCCGCCCACATCGCCGTCATGGGGCCGGTCATCGACAAGCTGGCCGCGGCCGGGGTGAACATGAGCGAGCCGGTCACGGACACGGCGGGCGGCCCGCTGTCCGGTCAGACCGTCGTGGTCACCGGGGGCATGCGCGGCTCGATGGCCCACCTCCGCAACCGCAACGAGATCCGGGAGTTCATCGAGAACGCGGGCGGTACGTCCTCGGGCTCGCTGTCGAAGAAGACGACGCTGCTGGTCGCGGGCGAGAACGCCGGATCGAAGCTGGCCAAGGCCCGCGAGCTGGACGTACGGGTCGTCACCGAGGAGGAGTTCGCCGAGATGGTCGCCTCCCCGCAGTCCTGACAGGCCGTCCCTCACGCCCGGGCCGGTGCTCCGCACTTCGCGGGGCACCGGCCCGGGCGTGTTCGGTTTCTGTCTCTGTCCACAGGTCCGGGCCCTCACGCTGCTGCCCTGCGGCCCCGGCCCCCGGGGGACACCACACGGTCCGCCCGACCCCGACGAGAGGGAGTTCATGAGCTACACCCGGTTCCAGGACGCGCGTTCCGCCGCCCACCTGGGCGGCAGCGAGCGGCCGTGGCTGCACAGCCTGCTGCACGAGCATGCGGCCGGCGTCCTCCTGGACCGCCCCGACTCCGCCCAGGTCGCCGCGACGCTGTACGAGTTGCTGCCCGCCGGCCACGACCTGCGGCAGGTGCCGCTGCACTCCGGCCATCAGGCCCGCCGCTGGCTGCACCTGTACGTGCGCTGCTTGATCGGCATCTTCGACGACCCGGTCGCCGAGCACCGCGGACACGGCATCGGTCCCTTCACCCTCATGCTCAACACCGCCATGGAGTCGGGCGGCGACGCCCTCCGGCTGGCGGCGCGCCTGCACGGGCAGTGCGAGGTCAACTGCTGGGTCGACGGCCCCAACCGGGGCTGGCTGGCCGGCATCATCACGGCGGCGCTCACCAGCGGCCTCTACCGCCCGGACTGCGGCTGGGAGAAGGTCCGCGACCTGCTGCGCGAACGGTCCGACCTGCCCGTGGTGGTCTCCTTCAGCGACTCCTTCCCTACCTTCTGGAGCGCCCGCTCCGGCGACGCCGACGACGACCCGGACGAGGCCGAGCAGCGATGGGAGACGCTGCAGGCCGACGAGCGGTGGCAGCAGGGCATGGCCGCGCTGCACCGGCGCCCCCAGGACCGGCTCGAACTTCGCCCCGACTGGGCCGGCTACCGCTTCGGTCACGAACTGTCCTTCACCGACCTGCTCGCCGAGGACCGGGCCGAGCGGCTGGAGCGCGCCTTCTCCCCCGGCGCGCCGCCCGCCTGAACCAGCGCGCCGGCGGGCTGCGGTCCCGGTCTCTGTCCACAGGTCTCACCGCGCACCGTGTGGGACGAACGGCCGCGCGTGAGCGGCCCGGAGCGAGGAGGACCCGTGTGTAGATCGCAGGCCCAGGGCGGCCGACGCTGCCGTGGCAGCAGCCTGGCGGTGCGGCGGGCGACGTACGCCGTGAAGTCCTCTGCCGCGTCCAAGGCCGTGAACAAG is a window from the Actinacidiphila yeochonensis CN732 genome containing:
- a CDS encoding DNA polymerase III subunit beta, whose product is MSPATATVTVTDAPAAPAPAKPTARMILDHGPLTRALKITEFGVGAKSPSEAQRGVFIETGRGRATLTTFDYETAVSVSVPGRARKGGSLLHFGQLQKALAAMVAGETKAQAERTSVSLAGDLLSTEHLTVPIAALEVEEFTRPPEPVPAMATVDAGEFFAELKRVLPAAGRDDTLPVLTAVHLTLSGQTLTMAATDRYRLAEGHVRAEATVRPLDAPLSVLFPADVLTALLKRFTSYDGPVGVGLLDAASSDIPRATLSLGDTTVTVRAREGKFPAYSSFFPNEFVTSVRMDRATLVKAAKKGRAMAQAVGGTHSPVALRWSGEGALALAPVIGTAAQQARVKGMTVPFSLDHGTTADVAGMSVHFNPAFLLAALDAFTGQDTVTLHIRQFEEGQSRKPVLLTDDPAAKDRYRHLLMPIRLDPPK
- the ligA gene encoding NAD-dependent DNA ligase LigA, with the translated sequence MSTATALASRTDYDAAVGTALAACAAYYGDGDTALDDATYDALVRQLTDYEREHPDHVRADSPVGKVAGGAAPAGDVPHTVPMLSLDNVFNAAELAKWGTSLARRLDAPVRGGYAAEPKLDGMAVAARYSRGVLTKLVGRGDGHHGEDLSAAIGSIVGLPTRLDSEATVEIRGEVLLTRAQFEAANDLRAGHGDKPFANPRNGTAGTLRGAKSRNYTIMTTFFAYGAVSLDGVDFLRGDTHEAVMTQVAELGVQTTAATEVGLRVFSTLEDVQTRVEEIIALRGELPFNIDGVVIKANSFAEQNTAGFATRHPHWAVARKLPPVERQTKLIGVEWRVGRTGIIAPRAVLEPVEVDGSTVQYATLHNPEFITKSGMKIGDVVTVWKAGDIIPRIEAPVLDLRGEDVSPILFPDACPGCGGEVDKSGKRWECADSSGGGCGLLAALRYAVARDMLDIDGLGEVFLEALVEAEAVGDVADLFTLDRDQLTAAARSEKRADTILGQIAAAKDKPLNRVFCALGIVRTGRTLSREIARHFVTMDAIRAADADDLAKVKKLPPANAPKIAAHIAVMGPVIDKLAAAGVNMSEPVTDTAGGPLSGQTVVVTGGMRGSMAHLRNRNEIREFIENAGGTSSGSLSKKTTLLVAGENAGSKLAKARELDVRVVTEEEFAEMVASPQS